The Candidatus Methylacidiphilales bacterium DNA window ATCAAGTGTATGATGATGTATTAGAGGGAGCCAGCGATATCGGCCTTGTCGCTTATCCGACAGGCAGAAAATCTCTCAAAATTGAGCCGTTTAGAGAAGATCGTCTGGTCGTCATTTGTGCTCCCCAGCATCCTCTTTCAAAACATCAAGAGATTACATTAAGTGCCTTGAGACCCTATAAACTTATTGGCTTTGAACCCGACATCCCGACACGTCGTGCCGTGGACAAGATCCTACGGGCCGAGAACATTGAAATCCAGACCGTAATGGAATTTGATAACATCGAGACGGTCAAGCGCGCCGTTGAGATAGATGCAGGCATTGCTATTGTGCCGCGCGCGACAGTTGAACAAGAGGCTAAAAACGGCACGTTGCACATCATTGAATTCAAAGGTAAGCCCTATTATCGACCGCTGGGTATAATTTATCTTTCAGGTCGAGTCTTATCTCCTGCGATGCGTAAGTTTATTGAGACTTTGCAAGGGCCTGCTCCAGTGGATATGTGAACGACTCATCATTGC harbors:
- a CDS encoding LysR family transcriptional regulator, which encodes MQIEACKIFRDLVDTKSFSKAAAHNSITQSAVSQQLRALEARFQVPLLERSSKRFALTREGELFYQAARRIIKEYTDFCNVLSELRKVVSGSLRVATVYSIGLHELPPYLKKFLREYPQVKVHVEYRRSNQVYDDVLEGASDIGLVAYPTGRKSLKIEPFREDRLVVICAPQHPLSKHQEITLSALRPYKLIGFEPDIPTRRAVDKILRAENIEIQTVMEFDNIETVKRAVEIDAGIAIVPRATVEQEAKNGTLHIIEFKGKPYYRPLGIIYLSGRVLSPAMRKFIETLQGPAPVDM